Proteins encoded in a region of the Rutidosis leptorrhynchoides isolate AG116_Rl617_1_P2 chromosome 9, CSIRO_AGI_Rlap_v1, whole genome shotgun sequence genome:
- the LOC139867919 gene encoding uncharacterized protein translates to MEEVKRDGPQLEDITDLVHRIQSLLPVEEAARTCVLSKSWLHAWSTIPTLRFYKPKRLVSKEEETNRMNSIDRTVQRYSQHNIPIETFDLELRMENQELTSLANKWIQIVATNTCLKELSLKISNDIDSKIKLTLTDELFSGENLHSIAIIVDNYSRNGGVLVTRNPVIN, encoded by the coding sequence ATGGAAGAGGTGAAGAGGGATGGCCCACAATTAGAAGATATTACAGATTTGGTTCATCGCATCCAATCATTGTTGCCCGTAGAAGAAGCGGCTCGCACTTGCGTGTTGTCAAAGTCATGGCTACACGCGTGGTCCACCATTCCTACTCTTAGGTTTTATAAGCCTAAAAGGTTAgtttccaaagaagaagaaacaaatcgCATGAATTCAATCGATCGAACTGTGCAAAGGTATTCCCAACACAACATACCAATTGAAACTTTTGATCTTGAACTAAGAATGGAGAACCAAGAGTTAACTTCTCTTGCTAATAAATGGATTCAGATTGTTGCTACCAATACATGTCTTAAGGAGCtttccctcaaaatatctaatgatATTGATAGCAAAATCAAACTTACACTCACAGATGAGCTATTTTCTGGAGAAAATCTCCACTCTATAGCTATAATAGTCGATAATTACTCTAGAAACGGTGGTGTTTTGGTGACTCGAAATCCCGTGATCAACTGA